AAATCCGTATGATGCACGACCCAATTTAATAATTCTGCCACCAAGCTTGTGGTTTCTATTTCCGGAGCTCTTGTACACAGTGAGAAAGCTATTAACTTCCCCGTCTAAAATGCCTTTGTCTGACAACGAAGCCATTATTTATCAAAATGCCCTGAAACAGGTATCTGACATCAGTTTAAACCTGATGGCGGTGAAAGTTGACAATCACCCCGGTGAATTTAATCTTTGGTGCCGTGAGCTGGCAGAAATTTGTCTTTATAAAGTAAACCGCGACCTGATGGACGAACACCAGTTTAAGCCGTTAAATAAACTGATCGACCTGATGAAGCTGGGGGCCGGCGTCAGCCAGCTGCGCATGTCCTGTATCGCCCCCTGGCCGTTTTATGCCGGATTTTTGCAGGAGCAGGCGGAAATTCATGCCCTGGAAGAACGCAGCCGGTTACTGACTTTTATCGAGAAAATAAAAGCCACGCCGCTGGCGGAAATGATCAACGAAGACCGCCTGGCTTATGCCGGCAAGCACACCAGCGGCCATGACACCGCGGTGTATAACTTTGATGTTGAATGGTTTGGCGGCACTAAGGGGGCGAAAGCTTTCCATAATGTGCTGGCCCAATATCCGGAATTGCTCGATACTGCCCTGGCCCATATCCCGTTAACCGGTGAGGTGAGCAAAAGCGACTATCAGGCCTTTGTCCGCGACTATAAAACCGCTTTCGATAAAATCGGTGAAAAGGCGACTTTGGCCCCCGCCACCCGTTTACTGGCAATGCGCCGCCCGGATCAGTTTGTGGTGCTGACCAGTGGTAAAATCGACAGCTTATGCCAGGGTATAGGCATTCCGCGTTTAAGCAACCAGAGCTTTGACGATTATTTCACTGCCCTGATCGGCAGCGTGCGCAACATGGCCTGGTGGCGCCAGGAAGCACCGGAAGACGAGCAGGAGCTGTTTTTGTGGCAGCACAGGGCGATTTTGATGGATATGCTGTTTTATGCCGACGCGCAAACGGCGGAAAACTCCAACTATCTGAAGTTACTGAACAAGCCGGTGAAAGCCAAGGCGGCAAAAAGTTCAGCTTCAGGCTCAGGCGGAGGTCGCCGCAGCAAAGATACCGCTGCCATGCTGGTGGACCGCGCCCTGGCCGCCGAAGATATCCCCGAGCATATTCTGGCGAAACGCGACTCTATTGTTGCCGAGGTGGAAAAAGGCAAAAAAGTGGAAGATGTGCTGAATTTGATGCGCATGATTTTTGGTTAATCCTTTCATTAACTTTCGTTTTCTGCGCAACCATAAAGGTTGCGCAGCCCTTTGCCCGATACATGCCTGGTTTTGGCGGCACAGGTTCTGAGGCATAAAAGTTTGTCCTAAGCTAAAATGATGATTGTCTGTTTTTAACAGGACAAGCATTATGCGCTCCTTATGTTTTCCAGCTTCTTTCGTCCTTTGCTGTTTTTTGTCTCTGGTTTGCCAGCCCCTAGGTGCAGCACAAGATCTCAACAGGTTATATACTCTGTCGCTGGCACAGCTGGCTATGTTGAAAGTCACCTCTGCCACTAAACGCTCCCAGCCGTTAAACCAAATCCCCGCCACGGTTTATGTTTTCACCGAAGATGACTTTAACCGTTACGGTTTTAGCGATCTCAAAGACGTACTGAAATTTACCTCAGGGGTGGAATACGGTTATGCCCATTCCTGGCTGCAGGGCGGGCAGCGGGGCTTTACCGGTGTCTGGTCGCAAACCCGGATCCTGATAGACGGCCGCGATGCCGATGAAACCAGCAGTAACCAGGCCCATATTACCCACCAGTACCCCTTATATAATGTCAAGCGGGTAGAAGTGATCCAGGGGCCGGCTTCTTCCCTTTATGGCGCCGATGTTTTTGTCGGTTTGATCAATATAGTCACCAAAAACAGCAGCAATTCCGCTCCGGGGCACAAACTTTCGCTATCCTACGGCAGGGGACAGGACGAGCAGGAGAGCCGGCAAATCAATTATTCCTGGATCCATAAGGCCGGGGATTGGGGATTAAGCCTGCATGCCAGTTATCTTGACCTTGAAGAGCCGGATTTTTCGGATTATGTCGTCACCACCGACTATAGCTTTGCCGACCGCCAGCTGAGGGAGGACTTTCTCGCTGCCGGTTACCCCTACAAAGACGACAATGAAGGTTATAACCTCATGGTTCATTATCAGAAGTCGCTTGACGCTTCATCCGGCCTGGAAGTCGGCGTTGATCAGCGCGGCAGCCGGGATGGCGGCGGCATAGAAAACCCCGAACTGATCTATACCAACTTTCAGGAAACCCAGGACCAGACCCGCGCCTATATCAGCTACCGCAAAATCCGGGAAAACGGCGATAAGTTATCTTTTGATTATCAATTTGAACGTGAACGCACCGTTTATGATTTTAACTGGCGCAGTCTTGAGCTGGGGGATCCCCCGCCCCTGCTCAGCTTTGCCCAGGAATGGGGCAGGCTGAAAACCTATACCCTGCAGTATGACGTCGACAACCGGGAACTGAATAATTACCTGATTTTGGGGCTGAACTATAAAGACCTGGATCTGTCGAAACCCGAGTTCCAGCTTAGTACCTTTGATGCCCTGATCCCTTTTCTCGATCATAAGGTGAAGTCCCTGTTTGTTCAGGATCAGCAGGCTTTCTGGCAGGAGCAGTTTTTGCTGACCTTAGGGGCCCGCTATGACGACAGTGATTTATACGGCGGCATTACCACCGTCAGGGGAGCGCTGCAATACAACATAAACCAGCACAGTTCGCTGAAACTCCTGTACGGGGAAGCATACCGGGAGCCCACCGTATTCGAACTGAGCACCAACGATGCCTTAGATCCCTCGGATATCACCACCACAGAGCTGGTTTACGACGGCCGGCCGAATGAAAATATCAGCTATAAGTTCAGCATCTATCACAGCGAGGCGAAAAATATTATCGCCGAAGACCGGCAGGCCACAGACGGCGTTGCCCGCAATATAGGTAAAAAAGATGCAGACGGGGTCGAGCTGATGTTGCGCTGGCTGTTAAAGCGTTACCAGGGATTTGCCTGGTTTAATTATGTGGATGTCTCAGAACAGCTGGATGTCGCCGATATCAAGCTGGCGGCCGGCGTGACCCGCACCCTGGACAATGACTGGCAACTCAGCGCCGTGGCAAAATATACCGGCGCGGTGGATACCGAGGCATTCAACCGGGATGCCGAGCGGGAAAACGTAGAGGTCGACAGTTACCATACCCTGGACATTATCCTGAAAAGTAAGGCCTTTGACCTGGGCAATGCCGGACGGGCTTCCCTGACCGCCACCATTAAAAATGCCTTTAACCATAAAAACTTTTATTCCAATCCCAGGGGGCCGGACCCGATTAAGTTTCTCGACCAAGGGCGCAGCTTTACTCTGCAGGCAAGTTTTAGCTTTTAGCCGTTACAGCTGCTTCCCGGCCTAAGCCCCTGAGGCCGGCATATGCGGTAAAACAGGGCCAGTG
This genomic window from Thalassomonas viridans contains:
- a CDS encoding TonB-dependent receptor plug domain-containing protein — translated: MRSLCFPASFVLCCFLSLVCQPLGAAQDLNRLYTLSLAQLAMLKVTSATKRSQPLNQIPATVYVFTEDDFNRYGFSDLKDVLKFTSGVEYGYAHSWLQGGQRGFTGVWSQTRILIDGRDADETSSNQAHITHQYPLYNVKRVEVIQGPASSLYGADVFVGLINIVTKNSSNSAPGHKLSLSYGRGQDEQESRQINYSWIHKAGDWGLSLHASYLDLEEPDFSDYVVTTDYSFADRQLREDFLAAGYPYKDDNEGYNLMVHYQKSLDASSGLEVGVDQRGSRDGGGIENPELIYTNFQETQDQTRAYISYRKIRENGDKLSFDYQFERERTVYDFNWRSLELGDPPPLLSFAQEWGRLKTYTLQYDVDNRELNNYLILGLNYKDLDLSKPEFQLSTFDALIPFLDHKVKSLFVQDQQAFWQEQFLLTLGARYDDSDLYGGITTVRGALQYNINQHSSLKLLYGEAYREPTVFELSTNDALDPSDITTTELVYDGRPNENISYKFSIYHSEAKNIIAEDRQATDGVARNIGKKDADGVELMLRWLLKRYQGFAWFNYVDVSEQLDVADIKLAAGVTRTLDNDWQLSAVAKYTGAVDTEAFNRDAERENVEVDSYHTLDIILKSKAFDLGNAGRASLTATIKNAFNHKNFYSNPRGPDPIKFLDQGRSFTLQASFSF